One part of the Microbacterium saperdae genome encodes these proteins:
- a CDS encoding PadR family transcriptional regulator, protein MNEVLDTHLQELRRGTIVLACLQLLRTPGYGYGLLEELERRGFATDANTLYPLLRRLEKQEYLTSEWNTDEARPRKFYRTSDAGIRLADTLTEEWRSLTTAITGLTAEEN, encoded by the coding sequence ATGAACGAAGTCCTCGACACGCACCTGCAGGAACTGCGGCGCGGCACCATCGTGCTCGCCTGCCTGCAGCTGTTGCGCACACCGGGCTACGGCTACGGCCTGCTGGAAGAGCTCGAGCGGCGGGGGTTCGCGACGGACGCGAACACGCTGTACCCGCTGCTGCGACGACTCGAGAAGCAGGAGTACCTCACCAGCGAGTGGAACACCGACGAGGCACGGCCCCGCAAGTTCTACCGCACCTCGGATGCCGGCATCCGTCTCGCCGACACCCTCACCGAAGAATGGCGATCGCTCACCACGGCGATCACGGGCCTCACCGCAGAGGAGAACTGA
- a CDS encoding permease prefix domain 1-containing protein, with product MTGATLTERYISATIRSLKPDAQADVRAELEASIADAVEARLEQGEGPADAERAVLTELGDPGILAAGYADRPLHLIGPRYYLTWWRLLKVLLLTVPVCVLGAVALGQTISGAAVGEIISSSILAAGAVVIHLCFWTTLVFVVLERAGTDTGETWNVDKLPEPMENSGGRSELIAALVFLGIAAGALLWDRFRGFVVVEGEALPILDPRLWPWGISALFVLIALEAVFAVVVFRKGRWSTALAVANTLLALAFLAWALTLLLRGELVNPDFLSHIAAVGGEGFATGDAKAAGEGGTFRILAVLLGFGIAAGVVWDIVDGWIKAVRARRASSVGGTSRGIGWMP from the coding sequence ATGACCGGTGCGACGCTCACCGAGCGATACATCAGCGCGACGATCCGCAGCCTGAAGCCCGATGCGCAGGCAGACGTCAGAGCCGAGCTCGAGGCCTCCATCGCGGATGCCGTCGAGGCGCGCCTGGAACAGGGTGAGGGTCCGGCTGACGCGGAGCGGGCCGTCCTGACAGAGCTGGGCGACCCCGGCATCCTGGCCGCCGGCTATGCCGATCGTCCGCTGCACCTCATCGGCCCGCGGTACTACCTGACGTGGTGGCGACTGCTCAAGGTGCTCCTGCTGACCGTGCCGGTGTGTGTGCTCGGCGCCGTCGCGCTCGGCCAGACGATCTCCGGGGCGGCGGTCGGCGAGATCATCTCCTCGTCGATCCTCGCGGCCGGTGCGGTCGTCATCCACCTGTGCTTCTGGACGACGCTCGTGTTCGTCGTGCTCGAGAGGGCCGGCACCGACACCGGCGAGACGTGGAACGTCGACAAGCTCCCCGAGCCGATGGAGAACAGTGGCGGGCGGAGCGAGCTGATCGCCGCGCTGGTCTTCCTCGGAATCGCGGCCGGCGCTCTGCTCTGGGACCGGTTCCGCGGATTCGTCGTCGTCGAGGGAGAAGCCCTCCCGATCCTCGATCCGCGCCTCTGGCCGTGGGGGATCTCCGCCCTGTTCGTCCTGATCGCGCTGGAGGCGGTCTTCGCCGTCGTCGTGTTCAGGAAGGGGCGGTGGAGCACGGCGCTCGCCGTGGCGAACACCCTTCTCGCTCTGGCGTTCCTCGCGTGGGCGCTCACGCTGCTGCTGCGCGGCGAGCTCGTCAACCCGGACTTCCTCTCGCACATCGCCGCCGTCGGGGGAGAGGGATTCGCCACCGGCGACGCGAAGGCGGCGGGCGAAGGCGGGACCTTCCGCATCCTCGCCGTTCTGCTGGGGTTCGGTATCGCGGCCGGGGTGGTGTGGGACATCGTCGACGGCTGGATCAAAGCGGTACGCGCCCGCCGCGCTTCCTCCGTCGGCGGGACGAGCCGAGGAATAGGCTGGATGCCGTGA
- a CDS encoding 1,4-dihydroxy-2-naphthoyl-CoA synthase yields the protein MTTAFVSDLFDPSEWTLAPGAEDYTDITAHVSHDGGVARIAFHRPEVRNAFRPHTVDELYRALDFARQDPRIGAVLLTGNGPSAKDGGWAFCSGGDQRIRGRDGYKYSDSETTVHDSARGGRLHILEVQRLIRFMPKVVIAVVPGWAAGGGHSLHVVCDLTIASEEHGRFKQTDADVGSFDAGYGSAYMARQTGQKIAREVFFLAEEYSAQRAYEMGAVNRVVPHAELEREALKMARTVLTKSPTAIRMLKFAFNAVDDGLVGQQVFAGEATRLAYGTDEAVEGRDSFLEKRDPDWSSFPWHY from the coding sequence GTGACCACCGCATTCGTCTCCGACCTGTTCGACCCGAGCGAGTGGACCCTCGCGCCCGGCGCCGAGGACTACACCGACATCACCGCGCACGTCTCGCACGACGGCGGGGTCGCACGTATCGCCTTCCACCGGCCGGAAGTGCGCAACGCGTTCCGTCCGCACACGGTCGACGAGCTGTACCGCGCTCTCGACTTCGCCCGCCAGGATCCGCGTATCGGGGCGGTGCTGCTGACCGGCAACGGCCCCAGCGCGAAGGACGGCGGGTGGGCGTTCTGCTCGGGCGGAGATCAGCGCATCCGCGGACGCGACGGGTACAAGTACTCCGACTCCGAGACGACCGTGCACGATTCGGCGCGGGGCGGGCGGCTGCACATCCTCGAGGTGCAGCGCCTGATCCGCTTCATGCCCAAGGTGGTCATCGCGGTGGTACCCGGGTGGGCGGCCGGTGGAGGTCACTCGCTCCACGTGGTCTGCGACCTCACGATCGCGAGCGAGGAGCACGGCCGCTTCAAGCAGACGGATGCCGACGTCGGCAGCTTCGATGCCGGGTACGGCTCCGCCTACATGGCCCGCCAGACCGGCCAGAAGATCGCCCGCGAGGTGTTCTTCCTCGCCGAGGAGTACTCGGCGCAGCGCGCGTACGAGATGGGCGCCGTGAACCGCGTCGTGCCGCACGCGGAGCTCGAGCGCGAAGCGTTGAAGATGGCGCGCACCGTGCTCACCAAGTCGCCGACGGCGATCCGCATGCTCAAGTTCGCCTTCAACGCGGTCGATGACGGGCTCGTCGGGCAGCAGGTGTTCGCGGGTGAGGCGACCCGGCTCGCGTACGGGACGGATGAAGCGGTCGAAGGACGCGACTCGTTCCTCGAGAAGCGCGACCCCGACTGGTCCTCCTTCCCCTGGCACTACTGA
- a CDS encoding AMP-binding protein encodes MIPLIPTDAENPAQLRDDLRRALDGGPALGLGMLAGAPTHVEEGTAAVIATSGSSGIPKRVVLSGEALRASAEATAERIGSGRWLLALPAGYVAGLQVLVRSVLAGTQPVSLEGRFSPLAFAEASLSMLRPEVGSGSGIPALYTSLVPAQVATLFDAADDTAVRAALQAYQAILVGGQALPQPLRERAEDLGVRLVRTYGSTETSGGCVYDGVPLDTVAVRIVDGEIRLAGPMLADGYLDDHALNARTFVRDEHGIRWYRTGDLGMVEDGVVRVHGRADNVIVSGGINISLDRVERVVRQVPGLHQAVVVGVDDDHWGEASVIVAARGEVLRRSESDQLVQARDAVAEELGKHARPARLILVDELAVLSSGKPDREAIRRAVAELR; translated from the coding sequence ATGATCCCCCTGATCCCCACGGATGCCGAGAACCCGGCGCAGCTGCGGGATGACCTGCGACGCGCGCTCGATGGCGGACCCGCACTGGGGCTCGGGATGCTCGCCGGTGCCCCGACCCACGTCGAGGAAGGGACCGCGGCCGTGATCGCGACCTCCGGGTCGAGCGGGATACCGAAGCGTGTGGTCCTCAGCGGCGAAGCTCTGCGCGCGAGCGCCGAGGCCACGGCCGAACGCATCGGGAGCGGTCGGTGGCTGCTCGCACTTCCGGCCGGATATGTGGCAGGACTCCAGGTGCTGGTGCGCTCGGTGTTGGCGGGGACGCAGCCGGTGTCCCTCGAAGGTCGCTTCTCGCCGCTGGCCTTCGCCGAGGCGTCGCTGTCGATGCTGCGCCCGGAAGTCGGATCGGGGTCGGGCATCCCGGCCCTGTACACCTCGCTCGTGCCGGCGCAGGTGGCGACACTGTTCGATGCCGCGGATGACACGGCCGTGCGGGCCGCGCTGCAGGCCTACCAGGCGATCCTCGTGGGCGGTCAGGCGCTGCCCCAGCCCCTACGCGAGCGCGCGGAGGACCTCGGGGTGCGACTCGTGCGCACGTACGGCTCGACCGAGACGAGCGGCGGATGCGTGTACGACGGGGTGCCGCTCGACACCGTCGCCGTGCGGATCGTGGACGGCGAGATCCGTCTGGCCGGACCGATGCTCGCCGACGGCTACCTCGACGACCATGCCCTGAACGCACGGACGTTCGTGCGCGATGAGCACGGCATCCGCTGGTACCGGACGGGCGACCTCGGCATGGTCGAGGACGGCGTCGTGCGCGTGCACGGTCGTGCCGACAATGTGATCGTGTCCGGCGGCATCAACATCTCCCTCGACCGTGTCGAACGCGTGGTGCGACAGGTGCCAGGACTCCACCAGGCGGTCGTGGTCGGAGTCGATGACGATCACTGGGGCGAGGCGTCCGTGATCGTCGCCGCCCGGGGGGAGGTGCTTCGGCGCAGCGAGTCCGACCAACTGGTGCAGGCGCGTGACGCGGTCGCGGAGGAACTGGGCAAGCACGCGAGGCCCGCGCGGCTGATCCTGGTCGACGAGCTCGCGGTGCTGTCCTCGGGGAAACCCGACCGAGAGGCGATCCGTCGGGCCGTCGCCGAGCTGCGCTGA
- a CDS encoding class I SAM-dependent methyltransferase, which yields MASYTHGHHESVLRSHNIRNIANSAEYLRPYLQPSTRLLDVGAGPGSITVDFAGIVSHVTATEIDEAALSLSRGLAEAKGLENIAFSIEDVHALSFADDSFDVVHTHQVLQHVGDPVQALREMRRVTAPGGIVAARDADYAGFHWFPILPELDRWLALYRAAARANGGEPDAGRRLLSWARAAGFDDITPSASTWCYATPEERAWWGGMWADRILESALARQLVDSDMATTADLQDISDAWKRWADDGDGWYLVPHGEILCRA from the coding sequence ATGGCCTCGTACACGCATGGACATCATGAGTCCGTCCTCCGTTCGCACAACATCCGCAACATCGCGAACTCTGCGGAGTATCTCCGCCCGTACCTCCAGCCCTCCACGCGTCTGCTCGACGTCGGCGCCGGTCCCGGATCGATCACGGTGGATTTCGCGGGCATCGTCTCCCACGTCACCGCGACCGAGATCGATGAGGCCGCCCTGTCGCTGTCGCGCGGACTGGCGGAGGCCAAGGGCCTCGAGAACATCGCCTTCTCGATCGAGGACGTGCACGCCCTGAGCTTCGCGGATGACAGCTTCGACGTCGTGCACACGCATCAGGTGCTGCAGCACGTCGGCGACCCGGTGCAGGCGCTCCGCGAGATGCGCCGCGTGACGGCACCCGGTGGGATCGTGGCCGCGCGCGACGCGGATTACGCGGGCTTCCACTGGTTCCCGATCCTCCCGGAGCTCGACCGTTGGCTGGCGCTGTACCGCGCCGCCGCACGTGCGAACGGGGGCGAGCCGGATGCGGGTCGGCGGCTGCTGTCCTGGGCGCGGGCCGCCGGCTTCGACGACATCACCCCGTCCGCCTCCACCTGGTGCTACGCGACGCCGGAGGAACGTGCGTGGTGGGGTGGGATGTGGGCCGACCGTATCCTCGAGTCCGCCCTGGCCCGACAGCTGGTCGACAGCGACATGGCGACCACGGCCGACCTGCAGGACATCAGCGATGCCTGGAAGCGCTGGGCGGATGACGGCGACGGCTGGTACCTGGTGCCGCACGGGGAGATCCTCTGCCGCGCGTGA
- a CDS encoding sensor histidine kinase yields MFRPISRTWLIVDIVGAVLGFALTTPLTFVFGTSGLSAWVPEGPLSTVAYVTVGVILWGAAAIARLSPTLALSVAWFGAVIQMGMGLPPAAYDLGIMVVLFATAAWGSRRLLWIGGVSALGGGVIGGLYFGVVWSGELLTDAASALRAALIAALLASVFVLAMVMSWGAGLLWRVILSGRETQVARAQAEMLAAEEQERVRIARDMHDIVAHSLAVVIAQADGARYAAAAQPEIAAEALGTIAQTARGALSDVRMLLTQLRHRQGDGPQPTLADLETLFAQVRQAGVEPRITVDPMPPGEPPGAIQLAVYRILQEALTNAIRHGDGAVEVHLAWLPDRVDLQVRNVIGGEAVPTAGGHGVIGMRERAQLVGGNLQAERHGEQFVVAASLPIGGSVAG; encoded by the coding sequence GTGTTCCGCCCGATCTCCCGCACCTGGCTCATCGTCGACATCGTCGGCGCGGTGCTCGGTTTCGCCCTCACCACACCGCTGACGTTCGTCTTCGGCACCTCCGGCCTGAGCGCCTGGGTGCCGGAGGGCCCGCTGTCGACGGTCGCCTACGTGACGGTCGGCGTGATCCTGTGGGGAGCAGCGGCGATCGCCCGGCTCTCACCCACGCTCGCGTTGAGCGTGGCGTGGTTCGGCGCCGTGATCCAGATGGGCATGGGGCTGCCGCCCGCGGCGTACGACCTGGGCATCATGGTCGTGCTCTTCGCGACCGCGGCCTGGGGCAGCAGACGCCTGCTGTGGATCGGCGGCGTCTCCGCCCTCGGCGGTGGAGTGATCGGCGGGTTGTACTTCGGAGTGGTCTGGTCCGGAGAACTGCTCACCGACGCTGCGAGCGCGCTCAGGGCTGCGTTGATCGCCGCACTGCTGGCTTCGGTCTTCGTGCTCGCGATGGTCATGTCGTGGGGGGCGGGTCTGCTGTGGCGGGTGATCCTGAGCGGACGGGAGACGCAGGTCGCGCGGGCGCAGGCCGAGATGCTGGCCGCCGAGGAGCAGGAGCGCGTGCGGATCGCCCGGGACATGCACGACATCGTCGCGCACTCGCTCGCGGTCGTGATCGCCCAGGCCGATGGCGCGCGGTACGCCGCCGCCGCGCAACCGGAGATCGCGGCAGAAGCCCTCGGGACGATCGCCCAGACGGCGCGCGGCGCGCTCTCGGACGTGCGGATGCTGCTCACGCAGCTGCGTCATCGGCAGGGTGACGGACCGCAGCCGACGCTCGCCGACCTCGAGACCCTGTTCGCCCAGGTGCGGCAGGCGGGAGTGGAGCCGCGCATCACGGTGGATCCGATGCCGCCAGGGGAACCGCCAGGAGCCATCCAGCTCGCGGTCTACCGCATCCTCCAGGAGGCACTCACCAACGCCATCCGCCACGGCGACGGTGCGGTCGAGGTGCACCTGGCCTGGCTGCCGGACCGCGTCGACCTGCAGGTGCGCAACGTGATCGGCGGCGAGGCTGTGCCGACCGCGGGCGGGCATGGCGTGATCGGCATGCGCGAGCGCGCGCAGTTGGTGGGCGGTAACCTGCAGGCGGAGCGACACGGCGAGCAGTTCGTCGTCGCCGCCTCCCTTCCGATCGGCGGGTCCGTCGCCGGATGA
- a CDS encoding response regulator, with translation MIRVVLVDDQSLFRAGIRMLVASQPDLEVVGEAGDGREALDVVRTTRPDVVLMDIRMPVMDGLTATAEILAQPDAPRIVMLTTFDLDEAAARAIRQGASGFLLKDADPEFLLAAIRTVHAGSSVIAASATRDLFAHFAEAPKPVPAQYTTLTDREREIFALAARGLSNAEIAAREFLSEATVKTHISRILTKLALRDRVQLVVFAFEHGLA, from the coding sequence ATGATCCGTGTCGTCCTCGTCGATGACCAGTCGCTGTTCCGCGCCGGCATCCGCATGCTCGTCGCCTCCCAACCCGACCTCGAAGTGGTCGGTGAGGCCGGCGACGGTCGAGAGGCCCTCGACGTCGTGCGCACGACCCGGCCCGATGTCGTGCTGATGGACATCCGGATGCCCGTGATGGACGGGCTGACCGCCACCGCCGAGATCCTCGCTCAGCCCGACGCGCCGCGCATCGTGATGCTCACGACCTTCGACCTCGACGAGGCGGCAGCGCGGGCCATCCGGCAGGGGGCGAGCGGCTTCCTGCTCAAGGACGCCGACCCGGAGTTCCTTCTCGCCGCCATCCGTACGGTGCACGCCGGGTCGAGCGTGATCGCCGCCTCCGCGACCCGCGACCTGTTCGCGCACTTCGCCGAGGCGCCGAAGCCGGTCCCGGCGCAGTACACCACGCTCACCGATCGGGAGCGCGAGATCTTCGCCCTCGCCGCGCGGGGACTGTCGAACGCCGAGATCGCCGCCCGCGAGTTCCTCAGCGAGGCCACCGTCAAGACGCACATCAGCCGCATCCTCACCAAGCTCGCGCTGCGCGACCGCGTGCAGCTCGTCGTCTTCGCGTTCGAGCACGGCCTGGCCTGA
- a CDS encoding ABC transporter ATP-binding protein, giving the protein MEITTTDLGLAARVQHLKKTYGSGEGTVRALDDVSVGIRRGQFTAIMGPSGSGKSTLMHIMAGLDTPTEGRSWIGDTEITGLADLDLTILRRRRVGFIFQAFNLVPTLDALGNILLPFELDGRRPSAIERARIDGLIDTLGLGARLSHRPHQLSGGQQQRVAIARALATAPDLVFADEPTGNLDSQTGREVLQLLARASREHGQSIAMVTHDAIAASHADRVLYLGDGRIVADHPRQTAEEISAYMLAAELAA; this is encoded by the coding sequence ATGGAGATCACGACCACCGACCTCGGGCTCGCCGCCCGCGTCCAGCACCTGAAGAAGACCTACGGCAGCGGCGAGGGCACCGTGCGTGCGCTCGACGATGTGAGCGTCGGCATCCGCCGCGGACAGTTCACCGCGATCATGGGGCCGTCCGGATCCGGTAAGTCCACGCTCATGCACATCATGGCCGGGCTGGACACCCCCACCGAGGGGCGCTCCTGGATCGGGGACACCGAGATCACCGGTCTCGCCGATCTCGACCTGACGATTCTGCGCCGCCGTCGCGTGGGATTCATCTTCCAGGCGTTCAACCTGGTGCCCACGCTCGATGCGCTCGGCAACATCCTGCTGCCCTTCGAGCTCGACGGCCGTCGCCCCAGCGCGATCGAGCGTGCTCGCATCGACGGGCTCATCGACACCCTCGGCCTCGGCGCGCGACTGAGCCACCGCCCGCATCAGCTCTCCGGTGGACAGCAGCAGCGCGTCGCGATCGCCCGGGCTCTCGCCACCGCGCCCGACCTCGTGTTCGCCGATGAGCCCACCGGCAACCTCGACTCCCAGACCGGCCGCGAGGTACTGCAGCTGCTCGCCCGCGCGAGCCGCGAGCACGGCCAGTCCATCGCGATGGTGACGCACGACGCGATCGCCGCCAGTCACGCGGATCGGGTGCTCTACCTGGGTGACGGCCGCATCGTCGCCGACCACCCGCGGCAGACCGCCGAGGAGATCTCGGCCTACATGCTCGCCGCCGAGTTGGCGGCATGA